A genomic stretch from Cloacibacterium caeni includes:
- a CDS encoding ribonuclease domain-containing protein: MEKNKNLIYIVLAFVAGLLLMYLFNNYKIEKKNNTENSEISYQKSDNQKSESSYSYENNSKKNQDGFEQNKSDFSDDNNTSNNNIDELTNDELVVKYLKEHGELPDYYITKSEAKSLGWVPSKGNLCEVAPGKAIGGDIWTNRQKSLPTKSGRKYFEADLNYNCGNRNADRVVFSNDGLVFVTFDHYRSFEEK, translated from the coding sequence ATGGAAAAAAATAAAAATTTAATCTATATAGTACTTGCTTTCGTGGCAGGATTATTATTGATGTACCTTTTCAATAACTATAAAATTGAGAAGAAAAACAATACAGAAAATTCAGAAATTTCTTACCAAAAATCTGACAATCAGAAATCTGAAAGTTCTTATTCTTATGAAAATAATTCAAAGAAAAATCAAGATGGTTTTGAACAAAATAAATCTGATTTTTCTGATGATAATAATACTTCAAACAATAATATTGATGAACTTACCAATGATGAATTGGTAGTGAAATATCTAAAAGAACACGGCGAATTACCCGATTATTACATCACAAAATCAGAAGCAAAATCTTTGGGCTGGGTTCCTAGCAAAGGTAATCTTTGCGAAGTTGCTCCCGGAAAAGCTATTGGTGGAGACATTTGGACAAACCGACAAAAATCGCTCCCAACAAAATCTGGAAGAAAATATTTCGAAGCAGACCTTAATTACAATTGCGGCAATAGAAATGCAGATAGAGTGGTGTTTTCTAATGATGGTTTGGTTTTCGTAACGTTTGATCATTACAGAAGTTTCGAGGAAAAATAA
- a CDS encoding barstar family protein, protein MMEVYIDFLEIGDYEDFYAQLKEKLTLPEHFGDNLDALFDVITGELEMPLHLEFVNMSVEQLEIFEDLLTTLEDAEDEVQDFTFAYYLEQYEDEE, encoded by the coding sequence ATTATGGAAGTATATATAGATTTTTTAGAAATTGGTGATTACGAGGATTTTTATGCTCAACTGAAAGAAAAATTGACTTTACCAGAGCATTTTGGGGATAATCTTGATGCGCTTTTTGATGTTATTACAGGCGAATTAGAAATGCCGCTACATCTAGAATTTGTTAATATGAGTGTAGAGCAATTAGAAATTTTCGAAGATTTACTCACTACTTTAGAAGATGCGGAAGATGAGGTACAAGATTTTACTTTTGCTTATTATCTGGAGCAATATGAAGATGAGGAATAA
- a CDS encoding TonB-dependent receptor plug domain-containing protein yields MNYRKISLAALFLMASQQMIFSQVTKTDSTKTKAEKVIEGVQLRGNTNKKSESAILGEQRKAIVQKQSIGAEEISRKGISNLEQGLTKITGINTVESRGLFVRGLEERYNSLLVNGLATPSNNPFQKIIELKQFPTDIVGKFDVYKTYNANLYGDFAGATFDIETLVPENSFTKMDFSVGVNSISTFRNNFKINQNAYNMSGFIGLNAEDRQLPAEVNGYRPSGAYIPNTSFKDTWNVDNAKSLPNTSIGFTTSQRLKFKNGGNLGFLFNLTQGSEYNYKEGNDNTFDTNGVYKNKLYKKEYNYNIQSTALIGLSYKKAGTKIDLNGTFLQNSFNQIQDYGGYRDNKDQDIMFFRTNQQDLSRLTDVQLLVSQKLGDRHQFKAGGSWVNNWFQQPDRKTFYGFRTGDNQLLMSYGGNNLIRQYLDLSGVNYFSAMAEYQVNLGKKQEDNYYPVTISAGYNGFADSRTMSYRFIYSTTTGVQDIINIDAPDSSFATANANGNFQWQESAQPNYKAFLYQFVNAGYANLNFKPNKSWDILAGIRAENNITITRYKLITDNINGSFRNITKNQNYFLPSLSVKKALNNKSNLRLAISKTITRPILIETMPIEYINPDNNTILGNYNIPNTSFGNDFKGLDNSQNYNFDLKYEIFPKSSEIFAVNFFGKIVDRAIERSLISSSNSNGTTTTFFNAKQAKLAGVELEGSFNLGRISENLNRLNMGANFTYIYSDVEKSDAQKSETNFSKKRGLQGAAPWMLNVDLKYDFKNAKNLKRTASLVYNTSAEKIYAVGFGGLDHVYEQPFHQLDFIFQSELSKKVDVKLGVYNILNQTYKLKMGDESTVNISTPNLLLEDYKKGISYNLSFGIKF; encoded by the coding sequence ATGAATTATAGAAAAATAAGTTTAGCAGCCCTATTTTTAATGGCATCGCAACAAATGATTTTTTCTCAAGTTACTAAAACGGATTCTACCAAAACGAAAGCCGAAAAAGTAATAGAAGGAGTTCAATTGAGAGGCAATACCAATAAAAAATCTGAAAGCGCTATCTTAGGCGAACAAAGAAAAGCTATAGTACAGAAGCAATCTATTGGTGCAGAAGAAATTTCTAGAAAAGGGATTTCTAACCTAGAACAAGGACTTACCAAAATTACAGGGATAAACACAGTAGAATCTAGAGGTTTATTCGTGAGAGGATTAGAAGAGAGATATAACTCATTATTAGTTAACGGATTAGCAACTCCATCTAATAACCCATTCCAGAAAATCATTGAATTAAAACAATTCCCAACTGACATCGTAGGGAAATTTGATGTTTATAAAACCTATAACGCCAATCTTTATGGAGATTTCGCCGGAGCTACTTTTGATATAGAAACTTTAGTTCCAGAGAATTCTTTTACTAAAATGGATTTTTCGGTAGGTGTAAATTCTATAAGCACTTTTAGAAATAATTTTAAAATTAATCAGAATGCTTATAACATGTCTGGTTTCATTGGCTTAAATGCTGAAGACAGACAACTTCCTGCAGAAGTAAATGGTTACAGACCAAGTGGAGCTTACATTCCTAACACTTCATTTAAAGATACTTGGAATGTAGATAATGCTAAATCGCTTCCTAATACATCCATAGGATTTACTACTTCACAAAGATTAAAATTTAAAAATGGTGGAAATTTAGGATTCCTTTTTAACCTTACTCAAGGTAGTGAATATAACTACAAAGAAGGAAACGATAACACTTTTGACACCAACGGAGTTTATAAAAACAAACTTTACAAAAAAGAATACAATTACAACATTCAATCTACTGCTTTAATTGGTTTAAGTTATAAAAAAGCTGGAACTAAAATAGATTTAAATGGTACTTTCTTACAAAACTCTTTTAACCAAATTCAAGATTATGGTGGTTACAGAGATAATAAGGACCAAGATATTATGTTCTTCCGTACCAATCAACAAGACCTTTCTAGGTTAACAGATGTACAGCTATTGGTTTCACAAAAATTAGGAGACAGACATCAGTTTAAAGCTGGTGGAAGCTGGGTAAACAACTGGTTCCAACAACCTGACAGAAAAACTTTTTATGGTTTCAGAACAGGTGACAATCAATTATTAATGAGTTACGGTGGAAACAACTTAATCAGACAATACCTAGATTTAAGCGGTGTAAACTATTTTTCTGCAATGGCAGAATACCAAGTAAATCTTGGCAAAAAACAAGAAGACAATTATTACCCTGTTACCATTTCTGCTGGTTATAATGGATTTGCAGACAGTAGAACCATGTCTTACCGTTTTATTTATTCTACGACAACTGGTGTTCAAGATATTATCAACATAGATGCTCCAGACAGCAGTTTTGCTACAGCAAATGCTAATGGGAATTTCCAATGGCAAGAAAGTGCTCAACCTAACTATAAAGCTTTCCTTTATCAGTTTGTAAATGCTGGATATGCGAATTTAAATTTCAAACCTAATAAATCTTGGGATATTCTTGCAGGAATCAGAGCAGAAAATAACATTACCATTACCAGATATAAACTGATTACAGATAACATCAATGGTAGCTTCAGAAACATTACCAAGAATCAAAATTATTTCTTGCCTTCACTTTCTGTTAAAAAAGCGCTTAATAACAAATCTAATTTAAGACTTGCGATAAGTAAAACGATTACAAGACCTATTCTTATCGAAACGATGCCTATTGAATATATTAACCCAGACAATAATACCATTTTGGGGAACTATAATATTCCGAATACAAGTTTTGGTAATGATTTCAAAGGTCTTGACAATAGTCAGAACTATAACTTTGACTTAAAATATGAGATTTTCCCTAAATCAAGTGAAATTTTCGCAGTTAACTTTTTCGGAAAAATTGTAGACAGAGCCATCGAAAGAAGTTTAATATCATCTTCTAACTCTAATGGAACTACTACTACTTTCTTTAATGCTAAACAAGCAAAACTTGCAGGAGTAGAATTAGAAGGTTCATTCAATTTAGGAAGAATTTCAGAAAACCTGAACAGATTAAACATGGGAGCTAACTTCACATATATCTATTCTGATGTAGAAAAATCTGATGCTCAAAAATCTGAAACCAATTTTAGCAAAAAAAGAGGATTACAAGGTGCTGCTCCATGGATGCTAAATGTTGATTTAAAATATGATTTCAAAAATGCCAAAAATCTAAAGAGAACCGCTTCATTGGTCTACAATACTTCTGCTGAAAAAATCTATGCAGTAGGTTTCGGAGGATTAGATCATGTTTACGAGCAACCTTTTCATCAGTTAGATTTCATTTTCCAATCTGAACTTTCTAAAAAAGTAGATGTGAAATTAGGCGTTTACAACATCCTTAACCAAACTTACAAACTAAAAATGGGCGACGAAAGCACCGTTAATATCTCAACTCCTAATTTATTGTTAGAAGACTATAAAAAAGGAATTTCTTACAACTTAAGTTTCGGAATTAAATTTTAA
- a CDS encoding response regulator transcription factor yields MKGKKILLIDDEQDILEILSYNLEKEGYQVFTANNGNEGFVKAKEIIPDLILLDVMMPEKDGIETCQEMRQIKELQKTLIVFLSARSEEFSQLAGFDAGANDYIVKIIKPKVLISKVNALLQLTTQVAEQSKLIELGDLVIDKDNFKVTKNGEHFLLPKKEFDLLYLLATNTQKVFKREEILDKVWGNDVIVGERTIDVHIRRLREKLGDNSIQTLKGIGYKLVV; encoded by the coding sequence ATGAAAGGAAAAAAGATTCTTTTAATAGATGATGAACAAGATATTTTAGAAATCTTGTCATACAACCTCGAAAAAGAAGGATATCAGGTTTTTACAGCTAATAATGGCAATGAAGGCTTCGTAAAAGCCAAAGAAATTATCCCAGATTTAATCTTACTAGATGTAATGATGCCAGAAAAAGATGGGATAGAAACGTGCCAAGAAATGCGTCAAATAAAAGAGCTTCAAAAAACATTAATTGTTTTCTTGTCTGCTAGAAGCGAAGAATTTTCTCAGTTAGCAGGTTTTGATGCAGGAGCTAATGATTATATTGTAAAAATTATCAAGCCAAAAGTGCTGATTTCTAAAGTTAATGCACTTTTACAACTCACTACACAAGTTGCAGAACAGTCTAAATTAATAGAACTAGGCGACTTGGTGATTGATAAAGATAATTTTAAAGTCACCAAAAACGGCGAACATTTCCTACTCCCGAAAAAAGAATTTGATTTGTTGTATCTTCTAGCTACTAATACCCAAAAAGTTTTTAAAAGAGAAGAAATTTTAGACAAAGTTTGGGGAAATGATGTGATTGTAGGAGAAAGAACCATAGATGTACACATCAGAAGATTGAGAGAAAAATTAGGAGATAATTCTATCCAAACCCTCAAAGGAATTGGCTACAAATTAGTAGTGTAA
- a CDS encoding sensor histidine kinase: MKINRLSLFAACILTCAMAIVALAFNYVQEKVIADTHSFYFYLSISLVFIALLNYFVLELLFNSYGKKQIKRISDILPENILQEEENVNFQQLGERIQKNVSEIDMMKEMEDYRKEYIGNVSHELKTPLFSIQGYVETLKDGAVENLNIRDKYLERIGNSVERLLNIVTDLDQISKYEAAEISINYSVFDINALIKEIFDLLEIEAHKKSAKLVLQTSQTAIMVRADKQKISQVLTNLISNAIHYSNREEALIKVITKTEQEKVKIIVQDNGMGIKPEVLPRIFERFYRVETSRNRKDGGSGLGLAIVKHILEAHHQSITVESKYLEGTLFTFYLEKAL; encoded by the coding sequence ATGAAAATCAATAGACTTTCACTTTTTGCAGCATGTATTCTTACTTGCGCTATGGCAATTGTAGCCTTGGCTTTCAATTATGTGCAAGAAAAAGTGATTGCAGATACTCATTCTTTTTACTTTTATTTAAGCATCAGTCTCGTTTTTATAGCATTGCTTAATTATTTCGTGTTAGAATTACTCTTTAATTCTTACGGAAAGAAACAAATCAAGCGAATTTCTGATATTCTCCCCGAAAATATTCTTCAAGAGGAGGAAAATGTAAATTTCCAACAATTAGGTGAGAGAATCCAAAAAAACGTTTCAGAAATCGACATGATGAAAGAAATGGAAGATTACCGAAAAGAGTACATCGGGAATGTTTCTCATGAGCTTAAAACGCCTCTTTTTTCCATTCAAGGTTATGTAGAAACGCTGAAAGATGGTGCCGTAGAAAATCTAAACATTAGAGACAAATATTTAGAACGCATCGGGAATTCTGTAGAACGATTACTGAACATCGTTACCGATTTAGACCAGATTTCTAAATACGAAGCCGCAGAAATTTCCATCAACTATTCTGTTTTTGATATCAATGCTTTGATAAAAGAAATCTTTGATTTATTAGAAATCGAAGCGCATAAAAAATCTGCAAAATTAGTTTTGCAAACCTCGCAAACTGCTATTATGGTAAGAGCAGACAAGCAAAAAATTTCTCAAGTACTTACCAATCTTATTTCAAACGCCATTCATTATTCTAATAGAGAAGAAGCTTTGATTAAAGTAATCACCAAAACTGAGCAGGAAAAAGTGAAAATTATTGTTCAAGATAACGGAATGGGAATCAAGCCAGAAGTCTTGCCTAGAATTTTCGAAAGGTTTTATAGGGTAGAAACCAGCAGAAACCGTAAAGACGGCGGTTCTGGACTAGGTCTTGCCATTGTAAAACATATTCTAGAAGCTCACCATCAAAGTATTACTGTAGAAAGCAAATATCTAGAAGGAACGCTCTTCACTTTTTATCTAGAAAAAGCTTTGTAG
- a CDS encoding IS1096 element passenger TnpR family protein: protein MVYKIRVILDSKDNIFRDIEIKEKQTLWNLHNGIKSAFSLQGDELSMFTILDEEGMEVKTVPLEDMSDDGDGEIMSDVYLMEAFEEVGDKVQFQYGLIDLWEFFCELVEIIDEKPAVNYPITVFRFGNVPLKAPGKSGGASGKASVAAAFMDDDFGDLDADFKDDFDDEFATEDEDEDDGFGDDFIDEGGEDD from the coding sequence ATGGTTTATAAAATTAGAGTAATTCTAGATTCAAAAGACAATATTTTTAGAGATATTGAAATTAAAGAAAAGCAAACCCTTTGGAATTTACATAACGGGATTAAAAGTGCTTTCAGTTTGCAAGGTGACGAATTGTCTATGTTCACAATTCTAGACGAAGAAGGAATGGAAGTAAAAACCGTTCCACTAGAAGACATGAGCGATGATGGTGACGGAGAAATTATGTCAGATGTTTACCTGATGGAAGCCTTCGAAGAAGTAGGTGATAAAGTGCAGTTTCAGTATGGTCTAATCGATTTATGGGAATTTTTCTGTGAATTGGTAGAGATTATAGACGAGAAACCAGCCGTAAATTATCCTATTACCGTTTTTAGATTTGGTAACGTTCCATTAAAGGCTCCAGGAAAATCTGGTGGCGCTTCTGGCAAAGCATCAGTTGCAGCTGCTTTCATGGATGATGATTTTGGAGATTTAGACGCAGACTTTAAAGATGATTTTGATGACGAATTTGCTACAGAAGACGAAGACGAAGATGATGGTTTTGGTGATGATTTTATCGATGAAGGAGGGGAAGATGATTAA
- a CDS encoding alpha-amylase family glycosyl hydrolase, producing MKKLFLSAMLGLSLISCSALQNQKTMTTDWKHTTNIYEVNVRQFSKEGTFKAVEKELPRLKKMGVETLWFMPITPIAQKNKKGTLGSQYAAQDYTSINPEFGTLEDFKSVVNEAHKMGFKVIIDWVANHTGWDHVWTKTHPDFYLMDPKTNDFQIASGMDDIIELNYQNPKMREAMIEAMKYWVRETDIDGFRCDLASWVEVDFWQQAKPEVETIKPLFWLGEYDELDNPDYATVFDASYSWKWMHLTKEFYQKKLPITDLTNLLSQYSAIGNKSMRAWFTTNHDENTWNGTEYEKYGEMAKTLAVFSATWNGVPLMYNGQELPLLNKRLEFFEKDPIPWNGENKLENFYKKLFELKSKNPALRGGDDQATTQILKTSAPDQVLAYLRKNGNDEVLVILNLSDAQHLKVQILDETVKGKFKSIFSGLTTDFDAKPTIEMYKWEHIVFEK from the coding sequence ATGAAAAAGCTATTTTTATCTGCAATGTTAGGATTGTCACTAATCTCTTGCAGCGCTTTACAAAATCAGAAAACAATGACAACTGACTGGAAACACACCACCAACATTTATGAAGTAAACGTAAGACAATTTTCTAAAGAAGGAACCTTCAAAGCTGTAGAAAAAGAATTACCAAGACTTAAAAAAATGGGCGTAGAAACACTTTGGTTTATGCCAATTACACCTATTGCTCAAAAAAATAAAAAAGGAACACTAGGTAGTCAATATGCTGCGCAAGATTATACCTCTATCAATCCAGAATTTGGGACTTTAGAAGATTTCAAAAGTGTAGTAAATGAAGCTCATAAAATGGGTTTTAAAGTCATCATCGATTGGGTGGCGAATCATACTGGTTGGGATCATGTTTGGACCAAAACACATCCAGATTTTTATTTGATGGATCCTAAAACCAATGATTTCCAAATTGCTTCTGGAATGGATGACATCATAGAACTCAATTATCAAAACCCAAAAATGCGTGAAGCCATGATTGAAGCCATGAAATATTGGGTAAGAGAAACGGATATTGATGGGTTTAGATGTGATTTAGCTTCTTGGGTAGAAGTAGATTTCTGGCAACAAGCAAAACCAGAAGTTGAAACCATAAAACCACTTTTTTGGTTAGGAGAATATGATGAATTAGACAATCCAGATTATGCTACAGTTTTTGATGCGAGTTACAGCTGGAAATGGATGCACCTTACCAAAGAATTTTATCAGAAAAAACTACCAATTACAGATTTAACAAATCTATTGTCACAGTATTCTGCCATCGGAAACAAAAGCATGAGAGCTTGGTTTACCACCAATCATGACGAAAATACTTGGAACGGTACAGAATATGAAAAGTATGGTGAAATGGCCAAAACTCTAGCCGTATTTTCTGCAACTTGGAACGGTGTTCCTTTGATGTATAACGGTCAAGAACTACCATTGTTAAATAAGAGATTAGAATTTTTCGAGAAAGACCCAATTCCTTGGAATGGCGAAAATAAATTAGAAAATTTCTACAAAAAATTATTTGAACTTAAATCTAAAAATCCTGCATTGAGAGGTGGCGATGACCAAGCAACTACCCAAATTTTGAAAACCAGCGCTCCAGATCAAGTTCTTGCTTATCTTAGAAAAAATGGGAATGATGAAGTATTGGTAATCCTTAATTTGTCAGATGCTCAACATTTGAAAGTGCAAATTTTAGACGAAACGGTAAAAGGAAAATTCAAAAGTATTTTCTCTGGTTTAACCACAGATTTTGATGCGAAACCTACCATAGAAATGTACAAGTGGGAACATATTGTTTTTGAGAAATAA
- a CDS encoding transposase yields the protein MEIDEIEEGYFYHIYNRGNNSEKIFFSEENYAYFLKLLTKYIFPVADIYAYCLLNNHFHILVRIKEKNEIEINKLKFSTVEKPKEVSASRQFSHFLNAYSQAVNKKYARTGSLFEKRFERKRISDDHYLRQVILYINTNPLKHNLVEKPEDYKWSSYNSHISNAKTKLKRKEVIELFDDVENFVLCHKNYDFLNSIF from the coding sequence ATGGAAATAGATGAAATTGAAGAAGGATATTTCTATCATATTTATAACAGAGGAAATAACAGTGAAAAGATTTTCTTTTCAGAGGAAAATTATGCTTATTTTCTTAAACTTCTTACAAAATATATTTTTCCAGTCGCAGACATTTATGCTTATTGTTTGTTAAATAATCATTTTCATATTTTAGTCAGGATAAAAGAGAAAAATGAAATTGAAATTAATAAATTAAAATTTTCAACGGTTGAAAAGCCAAAAGAAGTTTCTGCTTCTAGACAGTTTTCACATTTTTTAAATGCTTATTCGCAGGCTGTAAATAAAAAATATGCCAGAACAGGAAGCCTTTTCGAAAAAAGATTTGAAAGAAAAAGAATTTCTGATGATCATTATTTGAGACAAGTGATTCTGTATATTAATACTAATCCTTTGAAACATAATTTAGTAGAAAAGCCAGAAGATTATAAATGGAGTTCTTATAATTCTCATATTTCAAATGCTAAAACTAAATTAAAAAGAAAGGAAGTAATTGAATTATTTGATGATGTTGAAAATTTTGTTTTGTGTCATAAAAATTATGATTTTCTAAATTCAATTTTTTAA
- a CDS encoding GreA/GreB family elongation factor, protein MNKAELLELVKQKISEKIQKLKQLIAETRASNNDTKSSMGDKYETSREMLQQEINNLQLQLNEQLKSQQILKNIQPISHKNVNLGSLVETDKGKFFIAVSLGELSFNQEKIFIISAESPLAKAMNGKKEGDVFIVNNLNQFIKNIW, encoded by the coding sequence ATGAACAAAGCTGAACTTTTAGAACTGGTAAAACAAAAAATTTCTGAAAAAATTCAGAAATTAAAACAACTCATTGCCGAAACCAGAGCTTCTAATAATGATACCAAAAGTTCTATGGGAGACAAGTATGAAACTTCCCGAGAAATGCTTCAGCAAGAAATTAATAACCTTCAACTTCAACTGAATGAACAACTGAAATCTCAACAGATTCTTAAAAATATTCAGCCTATTTCTCATAAAAACGTCAATTTAGGAAGTTTGGTGGAAACAGATAAAGGCAAATTTTTCATTGCCGTTTCTTTAGGCGAATTGAGTTTCAATCAAGAAAAAATATTCATCATTTCAGCAGAATCTCCTTTAGCGAAAGCCATGAATGGTAAAAAAGAAGGCGATGTATTCATTGTGAATAACTTAAATCAATTCATCAAAAATATTTGGTGA
- a CDS encoding thymidylate synthase, protein MQNYLDLLQHILDHGTDKTDRTGTGTRSVFGYQLRYDLSKGFPLVTTKKVHLKSIIYELLWFLKGDTNIKYLTDNGVSIWNEWADENGNLGPVYGAQWRTWEGKDGKVVDQIVEVVEQIKKNPDSRRLIVSAWNAAEIPNMALAPCHALFQFYVADGKLSLQLYQRSADVFLGVPFNIASYALLCMMVAQVCELEVGDYVHTFGDVHIYNNHFEQVKLQLSREPRALPTMKLNPEIKDLFDFDFEDFTLENYNPYPGIKAPVAI, encoded by the coding sequence ATGCAAAACTACCTCGATTTACTCCAACATATTTTAGACCACGGAACCGATAAAACAGACAGAACAGGAACGGGAACCAGAAGCGTTTTTGGTTACCAATTGCGATATGATTTGTCTAAAGGTTTTCCTTTGGTAACGACCAAAAAAGTGCATTTGAAGTCTATTATTTATGAATTGTTGTGGTTTCTAAAAGGCGATACCAATATTAAATATCTTACGGATAATGGTGTTTCTATTTGGAATGAATGGGCAGACGAAAACGGAAATCTTGGTCCAGTTTACGGAGCACAATGGAGAACCTGGGAAGGCAAAGATGGAAAAGTAGTAGACCAAATCGTAGAAGTAGTAGAGCAAATCAAGAAAAATCCAGATTCTAGAAGACTCATCGTTTCTGCTTGGAATGCAGCAGAAATTCCCAATATGGCTTTAGCGCCTTGTCACGCATTGTTTCAGTTTTATGTAGCAGATGGAAAATTGTCATTGCAATTGTATCAAAGAAGTGCTGATGTATTTTTGGGCGTCCCTTTTAACATTGCGAGTTATGCATTGTTGTGTATGATGGTGGCGCAAGTTTGTGAATTAGAAGTAGGAGATTATGTGCATACTTTTGGAGATGTTCATATTTACAACAACCATTTTGAGCAGGTAAAATTGCAACTTTCTCGTGAACCGAGAGCATTGCCAACCATGAAACTCAATCCAGAAATTAAAGATTTATTTGATTTCGATTTTGAAGATTTTACGTTAGAAAATTATAATCCATATCCTGGAATCAAAGCTCCAGTAGCGATTTAA